The proteins below are encoded in one region of Apostichopus japonicus isolate 1M-3 chromosome 4, ASM3797524v1, whole genome shotgun sequence:
- the LOC139966505 gene encoding echinoidin-like isoform X2, with the protein MIRGGLATILLIVCGFGQLCDAHIEARCPPHWTFWGQHCYRFFNNLRLSWVSAEQYCNQFGTVHNDREGHLAHLVSIHSEHENNFVRAFWDNLREPSSARKFCWMGLNEIAQEGRWVWTDQSPAYYRKWGSGQPSNSGVDQDCGTLDTYGTGRYFGAWNDGACSLRLPFICKVLPVYINH; encoded by the exons ATGATTCGCGGAGGACTGGCAACGATATTACTGATTGTCTGCGGCTTCGGGCAACTCTGTGACGCTCACATCGAAGCTCGATGCCCCCCTCACTGGACATTTTGGGGTCAGCATTGTTACAG GTTTTTTAACAACCTTCGTTTGAGTTGGGTATCAGCCGAGCAATACTGCAACCAGTTTGGAACCGTCCACAATGATCGAGAGGGTCACTTAGCTCATCTTGTATCAATCCATTCGGAACATGAAAACAACTTTGTTCGAGCTTTTTGGGACAATCTCCGAGAACCCTCTTCCGCCAGAAAG TTTTGCTGGATGGGCTTGAATGAAATAGCACAGGAAGGCAGATGGGTTTGGACGGATCAGTCTCCAGCTTATTATAGGAAATGGGGCAGTGGTCAACCTAGCAACAGCGGCGTTGACCAAGATTGCGGTACTCTTGATACCTATGGAACTGGGCGTTATTTTGGTGCTTGGAATGACGGAGCCTGTTCACTCAGGTTGCCATTCATCTGCAAAGTGTTGCCTGTGTATATTAATCATTAG
- the LOC139966505 gene encoding uncharacterized protein isoform X1, with protein sequence MLIVPKMIVKADAVWQCVTYLETAWKDISWSERSRLLHKLIALLKLDPSVTVEDCCQVVEALNSLKVQSGETVEAVCEQLRAHHSNLSAIDVCRLIKGLGRFRYLNLDTMRHLVDRVSQAFQELDSYPLCDVFNGLSNGRYHHAHLANQGCRYVVDSISDEDLMVEITLVAATSRYFTRLNLKPDQLDEFLKLSHKECEVFFSQRAAGATMQEKVDALDASYHLSLLNNLKPPLTRPRFEAKAREYLQAGNLWTANVQKILLQIATLRCMDGNFDS encoded by the exons ATGTTGATCGTTCCAAAGATGATCGTGAAAGCCGATGCTGTTTGGCAGTGTGTCACCTACCTAGAGACAGCTTGGAAGGATATTTCATGGAGCGAGAGGTCCAGGCTTCTACACAAACTGATAGCTTTGCTCAAACTGGATCCTTCTGTCACAGTTGAAGATTGTTGTCAAGTTGTCGAAGCACTGAACTCTTTGAAGGTGCAGTCTGGAGAAACCGTCGAAGCAGTCTGCGAGCAACTGCGTGCACATCATAGCAACTTGTCTGCCATTGATGTGTGCAGACTGATTAAAGGGCTGGGTAGATTTAGATACCTCAATCTGGATACGATGAGACATCTCGTTGATCGTGTCAGTCAGGCCTTCCAGGAACTCGATAGTTACCCCCTCTGCGATGTGTTCAATGGTCTAAGTAATGGGAGATACCACCATGCACACCTAGCAAACCAAGGTTGTAGGTATGTCGTAGACTCTATCAGTGATGAGGATTTAATGGTTGAGATAACTCTCGTAGCCGCAACTTCCAGGTATTTTACCAGACTAAATCTAAAGCCAGATCAACTAGATGAGTTTCTTAAGCTTTCTCACAAAGAGTGTGAAGTGTTCTTTAGCCAAAGAGCAGCAGGTGCTACAATGCAAGAGAAAGTAGATGCTCTTGATGCTTCCTACCACCTAAGCCTCTTGAATAACCTCAAACCTCCTCTGACAAGACCAAGGTTTGAAGCAAAGGCCAGAGAATACCTTCAAGCAGGCAATCTTT GGACTGCAAATGTGCAGAAGATCCTTTTACAGATCGCAACACTTCGTTGCATGGATGGTAACTTTGATTCGTGA
- the LOC139966503 gene encoding echinoidin-like — MIRGGGLATIFLIICGFGQLCAAHLEGIGIEAHCPPHWTFWGQHCYRFFNNPQLDWVSAEQYCNQFGTVHDGGEDQLAHLASIHSELENTFVRALWESLREPSTARKYCWMGYNEIAEEGSWVWTDQSPSNYEKWGSGQPNNSGGDQDCGDLDTSGTGRYFGAWDDGTCSVRLPFICKVLPVFINH; from the exons ATGATTCGCGGAGGAGGACTGGCAACGATATTTCTGATTATCTGCGGCTTCGGGCAACTCTGTGCCGCTCACCTGGAAGGGATCGGTATCGAAGCTCACTGCCCCCCTCACTGGACATTTTGGGGTCAGCATTGTTACAG GTTTTTTAACAACCCTCAATTGGATTGGGTATCAGCCGAGCAATACTGCAACCAGTTTGGAACCGTCCACGACGGGGGAGAGGATCAGTTAGCTCATCTTGCATCAATCCATTCGGAACTTGAAAACACCTTTGTTCGAGCTTTGTGGGAGAGTCTCCGAGAACCCTCTACCGCCAGAAAG TATTGCTGGATGGGTTATAATGAAATAGCAGAGGAAGGCAGCTGGGTTTGGACGGATCAGTCTCCATCTAATTATGAAAAATGGGGCAGTGGTCAACCTAACAACAGCGGTGGTGACCAAGATTGCGGTGATCTTGATACCAGTGGTACTGGGCGTTATTTTGGTGCTTGGGATGACGGAACCTGTTCAGTCAGGTTGCCATTCATCTGCAAAGTCTTGCCTGTGTTTATTAATCATTAG